Genomic DNA from Sphingomonas lacunae:
TCGGGACATCGAGCAAAATCAGCGCGCCAACATGCATCGGCGAGGCATCCGTCTCCGCGAGGATCATGAAATGGTCATCGGGCCGCAAGCGACGGACACCGGGAGCCAGCAACGGAGAAGGAAGAGCGCTCATCACCTACCAGCCGCCCAGCACCGCCGCACGGGCACGATGCAAGGTCGGGTTGCCGAGCCACGCCGCATCGAACAGTGCCCGGCGGAACCAGTAGTTGAGACCATAGTCCCAGGTGTAGCCAATGCCGCCATGCGCGGCGATGGCGGCACGGGTGGTTCGGACATAGACATCGCAAAGGTGCGCCTTGACCATGGCGGCGGCGCGCGGTGCGTCGGGCAGGCCGGCGTCATGGGCATAGGCGGCATACCAGACCATCGCCCGCGCCGGTTCGACATCGAGCGCCATGTGCGCCAGCTGGTGCTTGAGCCCCTGAAAGCGCCCGATCGGCTGGCCGAACTGTTCGCGCTGCTTGGCATAATCGACGCTCATGTCGGTGCATCTTTGTGCCCCGCCCAGCGCATCGGCGGCGATCAGCACCAGCGCGGCGTCGTGCAGCTTTTCGACCATCTGATCACCCGCCGGGAACAGCTCGATAGCCATGCCACCGGAGAGGTCCACGC
This window encodes:
- a CDS encoding acyl-CoA dehydrogenase family protein; amino-acid sequence: MRFHLSPEQVAIQDAVRGTLADLWTLDRMHAFAEGEADVDADSWQALMALGLGGILLPDSGMGLLDAALVCEVVGEAAAPGPLIGQLLAVAAVARSAHPQAAALLEGLVDGSIVATLALGGGALVPCARGADWFLTGERDGPLSLVGAEGVSIETVSATDRTRPVSRVDLSGGMAIELFPAGDQMVEKLHDAALVLIAADALGGAQRCTDMSVDYAKQREQFGQPIGRFQGLKHQLAHMALDVEPARAMVWYAAYAHDAGLPDAPRAAAMVKAHLCDVYVRTTRAAIAAHGGIGYTWDYGLNYWFRRALFDAAWLGNPTLHRARAAVLGGW